One Lycium barbarum isolate Lr01 chromosome 5, ASM1917538v2, whole genome shotgun sequence genomic window carries:
- the LOC132641638 gene encoding uncharacterized protein LOC132641638, whose protein sequence is MKMKGYSFFTATLIVVISICFSSIKADSLPRDSFKSILGEGNLESWKDGVLHSPDMALAPGGHASTLVLAGNRTRRPDFLSGFHKYRGGWDIANKHYWASVGFTGVTGVILALLWFISFGLALVVHYCCGWKINIRGGERHFPERICLIVLIILTCAAVIGCILLSVGQDDFHGEALDTLKYVVNQSDYTVQTLRNVTQYLLLAQNVNVAQIFLPSDVKDDIDHLNGDLKSAADKLEEKTNDNSGKIRRVFNAVRSALITVAVVMLLISILGLCLSILGHQHTIHIFIISGWLLVAFTFVLYGVFVIINNAISDTCMAMGEWVDNPPAESALSNILPCVDPRTTNQTLYKSKQVTVDLVNIVNGFIDTYANSNPSNHLNSNYYNQSGPVMPHLCYPYDSQLQDLPCPADQVSMANSSMVWQNYTCSVSADGMCTSVGRLTPDMYEQLVATVNISYALEHYAPPLLNLQNCNFVRDTFRNITVNHCPPLEHHLRVVDAGLAVISVGVMLSLALWLVYANRPQREEVFAKLSSRIKNSCNGKNVSCSNSNIDLSSRGTTPKAGV, encoded by the exons ATGAAGATGAAGGGTTATTCATTCTTTACTGCTACTCTCATTGTTGTTATTTCCATTTGTTTCAGCTCAATAAAGGCTGATTCTTTACCAAGAGATTCTTTTAAGTCCATTTTAG GGGAAGGAAATTTGGAATCTTGGAAGGATGGAGTATTGCACTCACCAGATATGGCACTAGCGCCAGGTGGGCATGCGAGCACGCTTGTGCTGGCGGGAAACCGAACGAGGAGGCCAGATTTTCTTTCTGGTTTCCACAAATATAGAGGTGGATGGGATATTGCCAATAAACACTACTGGGCT TCTGTTGGTTTTACAGGCGTTACTGGTGTCATTCTCGCTCTGCTGTGGTTCATTTCTTTCGGATTGGCTCTTGTAGTGCATTATTGCTGCGGATGGAAAATCAATATTAGAGGCGGAGAACGACATTTTCCAGAGAGAATTTGCCTCATCGTGCTTATCATCTTGACATGTGCAGCAGT GATAGGATGCATTCTTCTTTCTGTTGGACAAGATGATTTTCATGGTGAAGCATTGGACACTCTAAAATACGTCGTAAACCAGTCAGATTATACTGTGCAGACATTGAGAAATGTAACACAATACTTGTTACTCGCACAAAATGTAAATGTGGCTCAAATTTTCCTCCCTTCAGATGTAAAAGATGATATTGATCACCTAAATGGTGATCTAAAATCTGCAGCAGATAAACTTGAGGAGAAAACAAACGACAACTCAGGAAAGATAAGAAGGGTCTTCAATGCTGT GCGGTCAGCTTTGATCACTGTTGCCGTCGTCATGCTCCTCATCTCTATTCTGGGTCTTT GCCTCTCTATCCTTGGTCATCAACACACAATTCACAT ATTTATCATTAGTGGGTGGTTGCTGGTGGCATTTACATTCGTTCTCTATGGAGTTTTTGTCATCATTAACAA tGCAATTTCAGACACTTGTATGGCAATGGGAGAGTGGGTGGACAATCCTCCTGCTGAAAGTGCTCTTAGCAATATCCTTCCATGTGTTGACCCAAGAACTACAAACCAGACACTGTATAAGAGCAAACAAGTTACCGTTGATCTCGTAAATATTGTCAATGGATTTATCGATACGTATGCAAATTCCAATCCATCTAATCATCTCAATTCAAACTACTATAATCAGTCAGGACCTGTTATGCCACATCTCTGCTATCCATACGACTCCCAATTGCAAGATCTGCCATGCCCGGCTGATCAAGTGTCTATGGCAAATTCTTCAATG GTTTGGCAGAATTATACTTGTAGTGTATCTGCAGATGGAATGTGCACGAGTGTCGGGAGGCTCACACCCGACATGTACGAACAGCTGGTGGCGACGGTCAACATTAGCTACGCTCTTGAACATTATGCGCCGCCACTGCTTAATCTCCAGAACTGCAACTTCGTTCGTGATACGTTTAGGAACATCACAGTCAATCACTGCCCTCCGTTGGAACACCATCTCCGTGTCGTTGACGCAGGGTTAGCCGTTATCTCGGTGGGAGTCATGCTAAGCCTCGCGTTGTGGTTAGTATATGCAAACCGCCCCCAAAGGGAGGAAGTGTTTGCGAAGCTCTCTTCGCGTATAAAAAACAGCTGCAACGGAAAGAATGTTAGCTGCAGCAATAGTAATATTGATTTGTCATCAAGAGGAACAACTCCAAAAGCTGGAGTGTAG